A single Panthera uncia isolate 11264 chromosome E2 unlocalized genomic scaffold, Puncia_PCG_1.0 HiC_scaffold_19, whole genome shotgun sequence DNA region contains:
- the LOC125916057 gene encoding LOW QUALITY PROTEIN: zinc finger protein 345-like (The sequence of the model RefSeq protein was modified relative to this genomic sequence to represent the inferred CDS: deleted 2 bases in 1 codon), which translates to MHAGEKLYKCEECGKTFKDCSSLNRHRQIHIKEGLDKYRQCGKDFSRHPYLLRHQSIHTGETPYQCKECGKAFSQRSNLTRHLRIHTGEKPXXXKECGKAFSFHSNLIEHLRIHSGEKPYRCKECGKAFSQHSKLTGHLRIHTGEKPYKCRECGKAFKDCSSLNRHGKIHIRERLDICQCGKVFTRHSILIRHLRIHTGEKPYKCKECGKAFKGPSDLTRHNRIHSGEKPHQCKECGKAFTRRSNLIQHLRIHTGEKPYQCKECGKSFTQPSILTRHHRIHTGEKPDNVKRM; encoded by the exons ATGCATGCTGGAGAGAAATTGTACAAATGTGAAGAATGTGGTAAAACCTTTAAGGACTGCTCATCACTAAATAGACACAGGCAAATCCACATCAAAGAGGGACTTGACAAATATCGGCAATGTGGCAAAGACTTTAGCAGGCACCCCTACCTTCTTAGACATCAGAGCATCCATACTGGAGAGACCCCTTaccaatgtaaagaatgtggcaaaGCCTTTAGCCAGCGCTCAAACCTTACTCGACATCTCAGAAttcacactggggagaaacct NNNNNNNNNAAAGAATGTGGCAAAGCCTTTAGCTTTCATTCAAACCTTATTGAACACCTCAGAATTCATagtggagagaaaccttaccgatgtaaagaatgtggcaaggcctttaGTCAGCATTCAAAACTTACTGGACATCTCAGAATTCATACTGgggagaaaccttacaaatgtagGGAATGTGGTAAAGCCTTTAAGGACTGCTCATCACTAAATAGACATGGGAAAATCCATATCAGAGAAAGACTTGACATATGTCAATGTGGCAAGGTCTTTACCAGGCACTCAATTCTTATTCGCCATCtcagaattcatactggagagaaaccttacaaatgtaaggaatgtggcaaggcctttaAAGGACCCTCAGACCTCACTCGACATAACAGAATTCATAGTGGAGAGAAACCTCACCaatgtaaggaatgtggcaaggcctttaCCAGGCGCTCAAACCTTATTCAACATCtcagaattcatactggagagaaaccttaccaatgtaaagaatgtggcaagTCCTTTACCCAGCCCTCAATCCTTACTCGACATCAcagaattcacactggagagaaacctgaTAATGTAAAAAGAATGTAA